The genomic segment TCGGCGGCGCTGAAGGGTCGGCCGAATGCGACGTTGAAATGGTATGACAATCTCAATCACCTGTTCATGGCGGGGAAGAAGAAGGCAACGCCGGCGGAGTACGAAAAGGCCGGGCACGTGGACCAGCGTGTGATCGAGCTGATCGCGGAGTGGGTACAGTCGCCGATTGGCGGATGAACGGCGCGTTCGCGGCGCCGATTTTACGGACGGTGTAGATCGTCGTCGTCGCCGGGGCGGGTCAGCAGGTACTGATGTTTGAATTGTTCGCTGGTGTGGGAGCGTTTCGCACGCAGGGCGGCGTCGCGCCGGGCGATGGTTCCCGGTGGTAATACGACAACCTGAACCGGTCCCAGTCGCAGGCTGGCGCGTTTGGAATCGTACTCGAAATTCTGCTTGCACAAGGCCGCGTCGAATCGCGCGGCCAGATCGATCGCGTCGATTGGCGTTGCCGCGTGCAGTCCGATCGCATTCTCTTCGACGAACAGGCGATAGTGCGGCGCTTCGCCCCAGACGGGCGCGACAATGAAATCGGCGTTCAAATGCTCGTGAGCGGCCGCGCGGGCTGAAGCCCGCGACTCGATGACAAGGGATTGCATCGCGGCGACGACCTGGTGCTCGGTGAGTTTTTCACCGGTGAGCGAGCAGGTGTGCGCATCGCGGCTCAAGAACTCGATCATCGGCGCTTCGCCGAGAAAGCCCGTCACGCGCACGCGGTCGCCCAGATCATAGCGATACAACCCGCCGGCGTTGGTCAGCACGACGAAGTATTCGTCCCCGACCTGCAACGCGTGGCCGAGCAGCGTATCGGGCCGGGCGCGTCCGTATTGATCGGCGGGGATGAACTCAAAGAACTGGCTGGTGACGGCGAGGACGCCGGATGCGGTTTCATCGGCGATGGGAATGGACATGCGTCCTTCGCTGGCAATGAGACCGATGTCGCGCACGGGGGTTTCGCCGAACCAGCGTCGAATCTGCGGTCGGTAGAGGCCCATGGTGCCGCCGGTCCAGTGGGCGAGGAAACTCAATCGCCAATAGTGCTGGGGCAGCAGTGCGTCGTGGCGAGCGGCGAGCGATTCAAGTTCCCTCGCACGCGGCTTGTCGGGTTTGAGTCGGTCCCAGAGGACGGCGCGCACGTTGTTGGGAATGGGCAGTGACTCATCGAGCTTGCCGTCGTGGACGTCGCGAATGAGCTGCGCGCGGCGGTCGTTCGCCGTGCGGGCGAGGGCGATGAGCGTGGCGGGGTTGGCCGTGACCATCCACGAGACATCGCGCACGATGGCGAGTCGCATGATGGTGTAGTACTTCGCGGCGGAGTCGGGGATGTGCGCGACGGCGGGGTGGGTCGTGTAGTAGCGCCGGACGAGTTTCTTCTGCGTCGCGGCGA from the Planctomycetia bacterium genome contains:
- a CDS encoding GH3 auxin-responsive promoter family protein, yielding MAAKLLDTILAKFAANHARLSTRRFFRAVADARRTQQQLLADILRRAAASDFGRRHGFDRLRSDADFRREVPIRTYADIADDIERVRRGDANALLPSGARVLMFAMTSGTTAQPKYIPVTNEVLADCRRGWNIWGLKALLDHPGSMLRHIVQVVSPMNDHLAPGGAPCGAITGLLAATQKKLVRRYYTTHPAVAHIPDSAAKYYTIMRLAIVRDVSWMVTANPATLIALARTANDRRAQLIRDVHDGKLDESLPIPNNVRAVLWDRLKPDKPRARELESLAARHDALLPQHYWRLSFLAHWTGGTMGLYRPQIRRWFGETPVRDIGLIASEGRMSIPIADETASGVLAVTSQFFEFIPADQYGRARPDTLLGHALQVGDEYFVVLTNAGGLYRYDLGDRVRVTGFLGEAPMIEFLSRDAHTCSLTGEKLTEHQVVAAMQSLVIESRASARAAAHEHLNADFIVAPVWGEAPHYRLFVEENAIGLHAATPIDAIDLAARFDAALCKQNFEYDSKRASLRLGPVQVVVLPPGTIARRDAALRAKRSHTSEQFKHQYLLTRPGDDDDLHRP